Proteins from a genomic interval of Magnetococcales bacterium:
- a CDS encoding PAS domain S-box protein: MSLDSPDTAAFLTTAELPDRRDAGNRLSLELKISNALATLSRHLMSDDFTIEAMAGKVLEVSLKVSASRHGYVGEIDPDTKDLVAHTLTDMMGRECSITALKDKIVFPPDPDLTFPKLWGVSLNTRQGFFTNDPQNHPSSGGTPEGHIPIERYLSVPVIIGGELVGQIGLANADHPYDHYCLKNVSRIAELFAIAIRNKRSKEKILESERLYQDLYDNAPDMLASVDSKTTHIVRCNQTLIDKTGFSKEEIIHHPIFDLYHPSCRNKSREIFKQFQTTGSVQNAELVFRTKDGSKLWVILNVTSVRDRQGHIHYSRSSWRDITKHKKAETIIREREEKIRLLLEATGEGIFETDLHGNFTLVNRACLKLLGYDSPGELLGKNAHQLIHCTTRNGPHHPVKDCPILDPISKATGIHGDGEIFFRKNGTHFPVEFHSYPILRYGKNIGFVVNFSDISDRMRIQEETQRSLAEKEALLKEVHHRVKNNIQIISGLLQLQASRLKKKKASKKNALAALEASRDRIRSMAQIHERLYRSENLSRVNLADYIQELATNLFLSYGAKEKNIRLKLTLSPVFLKIEQAIPCGLILNELISNSLKHAFNKKGGTIKILLCQIINNWIDMTVIDNGSGFDFDLDSPRDGSLGIQLVKTLVRQLNGEVNWKNNQPGTRVRVRYLGR; the protein is encoded by the coding sequence ATGTCGCTTGACTCCCCCGATACCGCTGCTTTTCTTACGACAGCTGAGCTGCCTGATCGCAGAGATGCTGGCAACAGGTTGAGCCTTGAGCTGAAAATCAGTAACGCCCTGGCTACACTATCCCGCCACCTGATGTCTGATGACTTCACCATCGAAGCCATGGCTGGCAAAGTGCTGGAGGTTTCCCTCAAAGTTTCCGCAAGCAGACACGGATATGTCGGTGAGATCGATCCTGATACCAAAGATCTGGTCGCCCATACCCTCACCGACATGATGGGCCGGGAGTGCTCCATTACTGCACTCAAAGACAAGATCGTTTTTCCTCCAGATCCAGACCTTACCTTCCCGAAGCTTTGGGGCGTCTCCCTGAACACACGGCAGGGTTTTTTTACCAATGATCCCCAAAACCACCCCTCATCAGGGGGAACCCCCGAAGGGCATATCCCCATCGAGCGCTACCTTTCGGTTCCGGTTATCATCGGCGGTGAGTTGGTGGGCCAAATCGGACTGGCCAATGCCGACCATCCCTACGATCATTATTGTCTGAAAAATGTCAGCCGGATCGCTGAACTTTTCGCCATTGCCATCCGCAATAAACGCTCCAAAGAAAAAATTCTCGAATCTGAACGGCTCTACCAGGATCTCTATGACAATGCGCCGGACATGCTTGCGTCGGTGGATTCCAAAACCACTCACATTGTCCGATGCAACCAAACCCTGATCGACAAAACGGGGTTTTCCAAGGAAGAGATCATCCATCACCCCATATTTGATCTCTATCATCCGAGCTGCCGCAATAAATCCCGGGAAATTTTCAAGCAGTTTCAAACGACCGGCAGTGTCCAGAACGCCGAACTTGTTTTTCGGACCAAAGATGGCTCCAAACTTTGGGTCATTCTCAACGTTACCAGTGTTCGGGACAGGCAGGGCCACATCCACTACAGCCGCTCCAGTTGGCGGGACATCACCAAACACAAAAAAGCCGAAACAATTATCCGGGAGCGGGAAGAAAAAATACGGCTTCTGCTGGAAGCGACGGGAGAGGGTATTTTTGAAACGGATCTCCACGGTAACTTTACCTTGGTCAACCGCGCCTGCCTGAAGCTGTTGGGCTATGATTCTCCTGGCGAACTTTTGGGAAAAAATGCCCATCAACTCATTCACTGCACCACCCGTAACGGTCCACATCATCCAGTCAAGGATTGTCCCATCCTCGATCCCATTTCCAAAGCGACCGGTATCCATGGTGATGGGGAGATTTTTTTTCGCAAAAACGGCACCCATTTCCCAGTGGAGTTTCACTCCTACCCCATTTTGCGCTACGGAAAAAATATCGGTTTTGTAGTCAATTTCAGCGACATATCCGACCGGATGAGAATTCAGGAAGAGACCCAACGCTCATTGGCAGAAAAAGAGGCCTTGCTCAAGGAAGTGCACCACCGGGTCAAAAACAACATTCAAATCATTTCCGGATTGCTGCAACTTCAGGCCAGCCGCCTGAAAAAAAAGAAAGCCTCCAAAAAAAACGCCTTGGCAGCTCTGGAAGCCAGCCGTGACCGCATACGCTCCATGGCTCAAATCCATGAGCGCCTCTATCGTTCCGAAAATTTGAGCCGGGTTAATCTGGCCGACTATATACAGGAATTGGCAACAAACCTTTTTCTTTCCTATGGCGCCAAGGAAAAAAATATCCGCCTCAAGCTGACTTTGTCGCCCGTATTTCTCAAGATAGAACAGGCCATTCCCTGCGGCCTGATCCTCAATGAGTTGATCTCCAACAGCCTCAAACATGCTTTTAATAAAAAGGGTGGGACGATAAAAATCCTGCTCTGCCAGATAATCAACAACTGGATCGACATGACGGTGATCGACAATGGCTCGGGTTTCGACTTTGACTTAGATAGTCCCAGGGATGGTTCTCTGGGTATCCAGCTGGTGAAAACGTTGGTCCGGCAGTTAAATGGTGAGGTGAATTGGAAAAATAATCAGCCTGGAACACGGGTCAGGGTGCGATATTTGGGGAGGTAA